The genomic window TTGAGGATCTGAGGAAAAACATTTATTCAAATTTGACGCGATGGCAAAAGGTTCAATTGGCAAGGCATCCTGATAGACCCTATCCTCTTGACTATATTTATCTTATGATGAGCGATTTTGTTGAATTGCATGGTGATAGATGTTTCGGCGATGATAAAGCTATGATAGGAGGATTTGCACGACTTGAGAATAGAACCGTTATGGTAATTGGAACTCAGAAAGGGCGTGATACAAAGTCAAATCTTTACAGAAACTTTGGGATGCCACATCCAGAGGGATATAGAAAAGCGCTAAGATTGATGAAACTTGCGGAAAAATTTAATAAGCCAGTTATAACATTAATTGATACGCCAGGGGCATATCCAGGAGTAGGTGCGGAGGAGAGAGGGCAAGCAGAAGCTATTGCGAGAAATCTTTTTGAAATGGCGCGACTTCAAGTTCCTATTGTGGTCGTGATAATTGGTGAAGGTGCAAGTGGAGGAGCATTAGGAATTGGTGTTGGAGATAGAATTCTGATGCTTGAGCATGCGTGGTATTCAGTAATAGCGCCAGAGTCATGTTCAAGTATCCTGTGGAGAAGCTGGGATTATAAAGAACAAGCAGCGGAACAGTTAAAGCTTACAGCTCAAGATTTGATAAAACTTGGCGTAATTGATAGAATAGTCCCAGAACCTATTGGTGGAGCTCATCGGGATCACAAGGAAGCTGCCAGAATTTTGAAGGAGATTTTAATTGAAGAACTTGACCAACTTTCAAATATCAAGCCCAAAAAACTTGTTGAAATGAGAATTGAAAAATACAGGAAAATGGGGTTCTGGGAAGAATGATAAAGCATGTTTTTAAACTTAGAGTTAGGTATTCCGACACTGATCAAATGAGATTCGTCTAT from Candidatus Kryptonium sp. includes these protein-coding regions:
- a CDS encoding acetyl-CoA carboxylase carboxyltransferase subunit alpha produces the protein MMSKFVLDFEKPIFELEQKIEEMKRFASSGGVDLSEEIKKLEEKVEDLRKNIYSNLTRWQKVQLARHPDRPYPLDYIYLMMSDFVELHGDRCFGDDKAMIGGFARLENRTVMVIGTQKGRDTKSNLYRNFGMPHPEGYRKALRLMKLAEKFNKPVITLIDTPGAYPGVGAEERGQAEAIARNLFEMARLQVPIVVVIIGEGASGGALGIGVGDRILMLEHAWYSVIAPESCSSILWRSWDYKEQAAEQLKLTAQDLIKLGVIDRIVPEPIGGAHRDHKEAARILKEILIEELDQLSNIKPKKLVEMRIEKYRKMGFWEE